The Bernardetia litoralis DSM 6794 genome includes a window with the following:
- a CDS encoding GNAT family N-acetyltransferase, with protein MDSNLKVKLLSDKSRLQEIYDLRVNAYENSEQLAHVNKTVYPNGWSDDLDEKEGVFHWVIMDNNQIVASARLVILESLEETDGEFEDHIFLLPLERPFVYWSRLVVHPDYRKKGLRIELDKIRKKFLSENLQIKFALTSAVETRHKHLLKLGFEHLGNVMCDWNKTSREFGLFLYKNIEIV; from the coding sequence ATGGATAGCAATTTAAAAGTAAAATTACTTTCTGATAAATCACGACTTCAAGAAATTTATGATTTGCGAGTAAATGCTTATGAAAATTCTGAACAATTGGCACATGTAAATAAAACAGTATATCCAAATGGTTGGTCAGATGATTTGGATGAAAAAGAAGGTGTTTTTCATTGGGTAATCATGGATAATAATCAAATTGTGGCATCAGCTCGGCTTGTTATTCTTGAAAGTTTGGAAGAAACTGATGGAGAATTTGAAGACCATATTTTTCTATTACCACTTGAAAGACCTTTTGTTTATTGGAGCAGGCTTGTTGTTCATCCAGATTATAGAAAAAAAGGGCTTCGAATAGAATTAGATAAAATAAGAAAAAAATTTTTGTCGGAAAATCTACAAATTAAGTTTGCCCTTACTAGCGCAGTCGAAACTCGCCACAAACACCTTTTAAAACTTGGATTCGAACATTTGGGAAATGTAATGTGTGATTGGAATAAAACAAGTAGAGAATTTGGTTTGTTTCTATATAAGAATATAGAAATTGTCTAA
- a CDS encoding NAD(P)H-dependent oxidoreductase codes for MELLDKLNWRYAAKAMNGEKVAQEKIDNIIEAISLAPTSSGLQPFEVIVITNQEIKDKIRPVAWNQSVVSDCSHLFVFAAWDTYTAERINKMFDLVNEVRGIKNEGWENYRQMLLSSYPQKDAEVNFQHAARQAYIAFTEALTACAFEGVDSTPMEGFDPEAVDEILGLKEKGLRSCVLLPVGYRKTEEDWLVNLKKVRKSKEDLVTLID; via the coding sequence ATGGAATTATTAGATAAACTCAACTGGAGATATGCTGCAAAAGCAATGAATGGCGAAAAAGTAGCACAAGAAAAAATTGATAATATTATCGAAGCTATTTCTCTTGCTCCTACTTCAAGCGGATTACAACCTTTTGAAGTAATCGTGATTACAAATCAAGAAATTAAAGACAAAATCAGACCTGTAGCTTGGAATCAATCTGTGGTTTCTGATTGTTCACATTTATTTGTTTTTGCAGCTTGGGATACATATACAGCTGAAAGAATCAACAAAATGTTTGATTTGGTAAATGAAGTACGTGGCATAAAAAATGAAGGTTGGGAAAACTATCGTCAAATGTTATTGAGTAGTTATCCACAAAAAGATGCAGAAGTAAACTTCCAACATGCAGCTAGACAAGCCTATATTGCATTCACAGAAGCCCTAACAGCTTGTGCATTTGAAGGTGTAGATTCTACTCCAATGGAAGGATTTGACCCAGAGGCAGTAGATGAAATCTTAGGACTTAAAGAAAAAGGACTTAGAAGTTGTGTGCTTTTGCCAGTTGGTTATAGAAAAACAGAAGAAGATTGGTTGGTAAACTTAAAGAAGGTAAGAAAAAGCAAAGAAGATTTAGTTACACTTATTGACTAA
- a CDS encoding AraC family transcriptional regulator → MMSIKKIDSLDNFEILSIHNQKKDFPRHFHETFCISLIEQGIEVTDTNDSILYSEKGSISITNPYEVHANPLLNKDTPISFTTLYVSQEVVNFCLKEKNVKFQNSQLFQPSLIPLFYEVKNSLNNNNPNLIQKNLGNLFNLLKKSSDIDDRNRFKNDFSKWEKIVLFIDHNLEEKLSIDGLAYFMNMEKFGFARQFRSKFGMSPINYVLMKKVFAAKKQINHHSELTALAYQFGFADQAHFSKTFKRFIGIAPNEYKKTLK, encoded by the coding sequence ATGATGAGTATAAAAAAAATAGATAGCCTAGATAATTTTGAAATATTATCCATTCATAATCAGAAAAAAGATTTTCCAAGACATTTTCATGAAACGTTTTGTATTTCCTTAATCGAACAAGGTATAGAAGTTACTGATACAAATGATTCTATTTTGTATAGTGAAAAAGGAAGCATTTCTATAACTAATCCGTATGAAGTTCATGCAAATCCACTTTTGAATAAAGATACTCCTATATCTTTTACAACTTTATATGTATCTCAAGAAGTAGTGAATTTTTGCCTAAAAGAAAAGAATGTCAAGTTTCAAAATAGTCAATTATTTCAACCTTCATTGATTCCTTTATTTTATGAAGTCAAAAACTCATTAAATAATAATAACCCAAATTTGATACAAAAAAATCTAGGTAATCTTTTCAATTTACTAAAAAAGTCATCTGATATTGATGATAGAAACAGATTTAAAAATGATTTCTCTAAGTGGGAAAAAATAGTCTTATTTATAGACCATAATTTAGAAGAAAAATTATCTATTGATGGATTGGCGTATTTTATGAATATGGAAAAATTTGGTTTTGCTAGACAGTTTCGTTCCAAATTTGGAATGTCACCTATAAATTATGTCTTGATGAAAAAAGTCTTTGCAGCAAAAAAGCAAATTAATCATCATTCTGAACTAACAGCTTTAGCTTATCAATTTGGTTTTGCAGACCAAGCTCATTTTTCTAAAACCTTCAAACGATTTATAGGAATTGCACCAAACGAATATAAAAAAACATTGAAATAG
- a CDS encoding DoxX family protein, whose protein sequence is MKTSTAQNVFRILLVLFMFYAGVSHLTFNRIDFQAQVPDWIPFFSKDLVVILSGIVEITLALGLAFWKSKRIHFGWALAIFFILIFPGNISQYLESRDAFGALNSDKARLIRLFFQPVLIAWALWSSGAWQNWRAK, encoded by the coding sequence ATGAAAACATCAACGGCACAAAATGTATTTAGAATCTTGTTAGTTTTATTTATGTTCTATGCAGGAGTTAGTCATCTGACTTTTAATAGAATTGACTTTCAAGCGCAAGTTCCTGATTGGATTCCTTTTTTTAGTAAAGACTTAGTAGTTATTTTATCAGGAATAGTAGAAATAACTTTGGCACTTGGGTTAGCTTTTTGGAAAAGTAAACGGATTCATTTTGGCTGGGCATTGGCAATTTTTTTTATATTGATTTTTCCAGGTAATATTTCTCAATACTTGGAAAGTAGAGATGCTTTTGGAGCATTAAATTCGGATAAAGCTAGATTGATACGATTGTTTTTTCAACCTGTTTTAATTGCTTGGGCATTGTGGTCTAGTGGAGCTTGGCAAAACTGGAGAGCAAAATAA
- a CDS encoding MarR family winged helix-turn-helix transcriptional regulator, with the protein MDDSQLKLSNQICFPLYSVSRLITKAYKPFLDKMEITYPQYLVLMVLWENDGITINQITEKLLLNTNTLSPLLKRMEKMEIIERNRSEKDERSVIITLTKKGENLKNQASCIPDDIAKVLMTENIQVADIMNLKNMLNEWIQLLSEKKD; encoded by the coding sequence ATGGATGATTCACAGCTAAAACTGAGTAATCAAATTTGTTTTCCTTTATACTCAGTTTCTCGTCTTATCACGAAGGCATATAAGCCTTTTTTGGATAAAATGGAAATTACGTATCCTCAATATTTGGTATTGATGGTACTTTGGGAAAATGATGGAATTACAATAAATCAGATTACAGAAAAATTATTGCTTAATACAAATACACTTTCTCCATTACTTAAAAGAATGGAAAAAATGGAAATTATTGAGCGTAATCGTTCTGAAAAAGATGAGAGAAGTGTTATCATAACACTTACAAAAAAAGGAGAAAATTTGAAAAATCAAGCTTCTTGTATTCCTGATGATATTGCAAAAGTATTAATGACAGAGAATATTCAAGTAGCAGATATAATGAATTTGAAAAATATGTTGAATGAATGGATTCAATTATTATCAGAAAAAAAAGACTAA
- the ileS gene encoding isoleucine--tRNA ligase, whose product MKYTEPKNISYAGVAKDVLHFWNENKIFEASVQNREGKPTFTFYEGPPSANGKPGIHHVMARTIKDIFCRYQTLKGFQVKRKGGWDTHGLPIELQVEKELGITKEDIGKTISIEDYNQKCREAVMRYKELWDDITTKMGYWVDLGNPYITFDKNYMETLWYLLKQFHEKGLLYKGYSIQPYSPAAGTGLSSHEINQPGCYREVKDLSMIAQFKIKGTANDFLLAWTTTPWTLPSNSALAVGKNIEYVKVETHNQYTKHPINVYVAKSLLKTVFDEKKYIDHAIFDEVKHAGKHPYTILEQCKGERLEGLEYEQLMPYVKPDETNGKAFRVILGDFVTTEDGTGIVHISPTFGADDARVAKQNNIPAILVADENGNPMPLVDKRGRFVKEVTDFAGEAVKAEYEPDEVTSVKGYESVDLRIAVKLKTTNRAFKTEKYEHNYPHCWRTDKPILYYPLDSWFIKTTDYKEKMVELNKTINWKPASTGEGRFGNWLENLVDWNLSRSRYWGTPLPIWRSEDGTEETCIGSIADLIAGIQEANDSKILSTEEVKKNRGFLEKFMANKADLHRPYVDDITLVKGKTKLTRELDLIDVWFDSGAMPYAQWHYPFEQEDTLKESYPADFIAEGVDQTRGWFFTLHAISTMLFDSVAYKNVISNGLVLDKKGNKMSKSKGNTVDPFETLDKFGADPTRWYLIENSNPWDSLKFNEDGVTEVQRKFFNTLQNTYSFFALYANLDDFDFDENNLIPIEKRPESDRWVISKLHSLIAEVDIDFAEYEPTKAARAMSKFVTSDLSNWYVRLNRKRFWKAELVEDKIAAYQTLYTCLETIALLASPIAPFYSDFIYRNLKKVDEAAENAEIGNENTISVHLADFPISDSKLINKALEAQMELAQQISSMTHALRKKNQMRVRQPLQKIMVAVVDETTQNHIKAVQELILSEVNVKELEFLAPNSDKLTKTIKPNFKKLGGQYGKAMPKIAGLVKKMTQADIATLEQTGIFTLNLDGETIPLTPDDVEIGTEDIAGWVVMSENGITVALDVNLTDELRQEGVARDLVNRIQNLRKDEGLEVQDKILLQIEKGTDLLNAALANFKDYICDETQALEMDILDKVNNSVELETEETKVNLSMKVSKK is encoded by the coding sequence ATGAAATATACCGAACCAAAAAATATAAGTTACGCAGGTGTAGCTAAAGATGTTCTCCATTTTTGGAATGAGAACAAAATTTTTGAGGCTTCTGTCCAAAACAGAGAAGGAAAGCCGACGTTTACGTTTTATGAAGGACCTCCTTCTGCCAACGGAAAACCAGGGATTCACCACGTTATGGCTCGTACTATTAAGGATATTTTTTGTCGTTATCAAACTCTTAAAGGCTTTCAAGTAAAGCGTAAAGGGGGATGGGATACGCACGGTTTGCCTATTGAATTGCAGGTAGAAAAAGAATTAGGGATCACAAAAGAAGACATAGGAAAAACAATTTCGATTGAAGATTATAATCAAAAATGTAGAGAAGCAGTAATGCGTTACAAAGAACTTTGGGACGATATTACAACAAAAATGGGTTACTGGGTAGATTTGGGCAATCCTTATATTACCTTCGATAAAAATTATATGGAAACGCTTTGGTATTTATTGAAGCAATTCCACGAAAAAGGACTTTTGTACAAAGGATATAGCATTCAGCCCTATTCTCCTGCTGCTGGAACAGGACTTTCTTCTCACGAAATCAATCAACCAGGATGTTATCGTGAAGTGAAAGATTTGTCAATGATAGCCCAATTTAAAATAAAAGGAACTGCAAACGATTTTCTTTTGGCTTGGACAACAACGCCTTGGACGCTTCCTTCAAATTCAGCTTTGGCAGTTGGAAAAAATATAGAATACGTAAAAGTAGAAACACACAATCAATATACAAAGCATCCTATCAATGTTTATGTAGCAAAATCATTATTAAAAACTGTTTTTGATGAGAAAAAATATATTGACCATGCTATTTTTGATGAGGTAAAACATGCTGGAAAACATCCTTATACAATCTTAGAACAATGTAAAGGAGAACGTTTGGAAGGTTTGGAGTATGAACAACTTATGCCTTATGTAAAACCAGACGAAACAAATGGAAAAGCATTCAGAGTAATTTTAGGAGATTTTGTAACTACTGAAGATGGAACAGGAATCGTTCATATTTCGCCTACTTTTGGTGCTGATGATGCTCGTGTTGCCAAACAAAATAATATTCCTGCTATTTTGGTAGCTGATGAAAACGGAAATCCAATGCCACTTGTGGACAAAAGAGGACGTTTTGTAAAAGAAGTTACTGATTTTGCTGGTGAAGCTGTTAAGGCAGAATATGAGCCTGATGAAGTAACAAGTGTAAAAGGTTATGAATCTGTTGATTTGCGTATTGCAGTAAAATTAAAAACTACAAATCGTGCTTTCAAAACTGAAAAATACGAACACAATTATCCACATTGTTGGAGAACTGATAAACCAATTTTGTATTATCCATTAGATTCTTGGTTTATCAAAACAACAGACTATAAAGAAAAAATGGTAGAGCTAAACAAAACCATAAACTGGAAACCTGCAAGTACAGGCGAAGGGCGTTTTGGAAACTGGCTTGAAAATCTTGTTGATTGGAACTTATCTCGCTCTCGTTATTGGGGAACACCTCTTCCAATTTGGAGAAGCGAAGACGGAACAGAAGAAACTTGTATTGGTTCTATTGCTGACCTTATTGCAGGAATACAAGAAGCAAATGATTCGAAAATATTGAGTACAGAAGAAGTCAAGAAAAATCGTGGCTTTTTAGAAAAATTTATGGCTAATAAAGCTGATTTGCACCGTCCGTATGTAGATGATATTACGCTTGTAAAAGGAAAAACAAAACTGACTAGAGAATTAGATTTAATTGATGTTTGGTTTGATTCGGGTGCAATGCCGTATGCACAATGGCATTATCCATTTGAGCAAGAAGATACACTCAAAGAATCTTACCCTGCTGATTTTATTGCAGAAGGTGTCGATCAAACTCGTGGTTGGTTCTTTACTTTGCACGCTATTTCTACCATGCTTTTTGATTCGGTAGCCTATAAAAATGTAATTTCAAATGGACTTGTTTTGGATAAAAAAGGCAATAAAATGTCAAAATCTAAAGGCAATACTGTTGATCCATTTGAAACATTAGATAAATTTGGTGCTGACCCAACTCGTTGGTATTTAATTGAAAACTCAAATCCTTGGGATAGTTTGAAATTCAATGAAGATGGTGTTACAGAAGTTCAACGTAAGTTTTTTAATACACTTCAAAATACATATTCGTTCTTTGCTTTATATGCAAATTTGGATGATTTTGATTTTGATGAAAATAATCTTATTCCAATTGAGAAACGACCAGAAAGCGACCGTTGGGTTATCTCAAAACTTCATTCTTTGATAGCTGAAGTAGATATTGATTTTGCAGAATATGAGCCAACAAAAGCGGCTCGTGCCATGTCAAAATTTGTTACTAGCGACCTTTCAAACTGGTATGTTCGTTTGAATAGAAAACGTTTTTGGAAAGCAGAATTAGTAGAAGACAAGATTGCAGCTTATCAAACACTTTATACATGTTTGGAAACAATTGCTTTATTAGCTTCGCCAATTGCTCCTTTTTATAGTGATTTTATATATCGCAATTTGAAAAAAGTAGATGAGGCAGCAGAAAATGCAGAAATAGGAAATGAAAATACTATCTCAGTTCATTTGGCTGATTTCCCTATTTCTGATTCTAAATTAATTAATAAAGCTTTAGAAGCTCAAATGGAATTGGCTCAACAAATTTCATCAATGACACATGCATTGAGAAAGAAAAATCAAATGAGAGTTCGTCAGCCATTGCAAAAAATTATGGTTGCTGTTGTAGATGAAACAACTCAAAATCATATCAAAGCTGTACAGGAATTAATTTTATCAGAAGTAAATGTAAAAGAATTAGAGTTTTTAGCTCCTAATTCTGATAAACTTACCAAAACGATAAAACCAAATTTCAAAAAATTGGGTGGACAGTATGGAAAAGCAATGCCAAAAATTGCAGGGTTAGTCAAGAAAATGACACAAGCAGATATTGCTACCTTAGAACAAACAGGAATCTTTACTTTGAATCTTGATGGTGAAACTATTCCACTTACTCCAGATGATGTAGAAATTGGAACAGAAGATATTGCAGGCTGGGTAGTAATGAGTGAAAACGGAATTACGGTAGCTTTGGATGTAAATCTTACTGATGAGTTGCGTCAAGAAGGAGTTGCTAGAGATTTGGTAAATCGTATTCAAAACCTACGTAAAGATGAAGGTTTGGAAGTTCAAGATAAGATTTTACTTCAAATTGAAAAAGGAACAGACCTTTTAAATGCTGCTTTAGCTAATTTCAAAGACTATATTTGTGATGAAACACAGGCTTTAGAAATGGATATTTTGGATAAAGTAAATAATTCAGTAGAATTAGAAACTGAAGAAACAAAAGTAAATTTGAGTATGAAAGTGTCCAAAAAATAA
- a CDS encoding tetratricopeptide repeat protein, which produces MKNILLSLFIIGFLFCSCKEEVKEDLLTKAWEEINNENYQLAEEYCNRILSSSDTLPVDSLKEIYLARHSARVMQDKWQLCLEDCQKMIELGDTSNSTKSMLGQAHYFLKNYDTAIELYKGLIDSDLKDLEANFQIGDIYRLKNETDSAYKYYTASIEKRPINNALAYNRRGRLYSEDKLYKEALLDFDSAISQLEGSEHQCLAYTLRGEVYYQLEEIDKALRDFDNSIELCQDLVSPYYHKGFIYAQQNQKSAALENYKKAVDLDSTRLDIYWNMSRIYKKLGNKQELIYCYSAILKQEPANYSALELRGFIYSHLGDYESAIKDFDKIINADIEETDKDQTYELRGIVYLRLDKDEQACNDFYKSVSLGNKEAQRRIDLVCK; this is translated from the coding sequence ATGAAAAATATACTATTGTCTCTTTTTATAATAGGGTTTCTTTTTTGTTCTTGCAAAGAAGAAGTGAAGGAGGATTTACTAACAAAAGCTTGGGAAGAGATTAACAATGAAAATTATCAATTAGCTGAGGAATACTGTAATCGAATTTTATCTAGTAGTGATACTTTACCTGTAGACTCACTTAAAGAAATATATTTGGCTCGTCATTCTGCTAGAGTTATGCAGGATAAATGGCAATTATGTTTAGAAGATTGTCAAAAAATGATAGAATTAGGAGATACTTCCAACAGCACTAAAAGTATGTTAGGACAAGCTCACTATTTTTTAAAGAATTATGATACTGCTATAGAATTGTATAAAGGTTTGATAGACAGTGATCTTAAAGACTTAGAAGCTAATTTTCAAATAGGAGATATTTATAGGTTGAAAAATGAAACTGATAGTGCTTATAAATATTATACAGCCTCAATAGAAAAGCGACCAATAAATAATGCACTTGCATATAATAGACGAGGAAGATTATATAGTGAAGACAAACTCTACAAAGAAGCATTACTAGATTTTGATTCTGCTATTTCACAACTTGAAGGTTCAGAACATCAATGTTTGGCTTATACCTTGAGAGGGGAAGTTTACTATCAGTTAGAAGAAATAGATAAGGCTCTAAGAGATTTTGATAATTCTATTGAGTTATGTCAAGACTTAGTATCTCCTTATTATCATAAGGGATTTATTTATGCACAACAAAACCAAAAAAGCGCAGCATTAGAAAACTATAAGAAGGCTGTAGATTTGGACAGCACACGCTTAGATATATATTGGAATATGAGTAGAATATATAAAAAATTAGGCAACAAGCAAGAATTAATCTATTGTTACTCAGCAATATTGAAACAAGAACCTGCTAATTATAGTGCATTAGAACTAAGAGGTTTTATTTATTCACATTTAGGCGATTATGAAAGTGCTATTAAAGATTTTGATAAAATTATTAATGCAGATATTGAGGAAACAGATAAAGACCAAACCTATGAGTTACGTGGAATAGTTTATCTTAGGTTAGATAAAGATGAACAAGCCTGTAATGATTTTTATAAATCAGTAAGTCTAGGAAATAAAGAAGCGCAGAGAAGAATAGATTTAGTTTGTAAATAA
- the kdsA gene encoding 3-deoxy-8-phosphooctulonate synthase, with amino-acid sequence MTLYERLQKETFLIAGPCVIENEELLFEVAEKMVELSKKMGFLYIFKASFDKANRTSMDSYRGPGLEKGLEAIAKIKAKYQIPVTTDIHEAYQAEIAAEVVDILQIPAFLCRQTDLLLKSGETGKIVNIKKAQFLTGRDMIYPAKKVESTGNKQIMLTERGTSFGNHNLVVDFRNIIDMQEMGYPVVMDVTHSVQKPSANNGTTGGNREYIPYFAKAAAAMGVKGFFMETHPNPDNALSDGPNMVKLENMEGVLKETFAHIM; translated from the coding sequence ATGACACTCTACGAACGCCTTCAAAAAGAAACTTTCCTAATTGCTGGTCCTTGTGTAATTGAAAATGAAGAACTTCTCTTTGAAGTAGCCGAAAAAATGGTTGAGCTTTCTAAAAAAATGGGTTTTCTTTACATTTTTAAAGCCTCTTTTGATAAAGCAAATCGTACTTCAATGGATTCTTACAGAGGGCCTGGTTTAGAAAAAGGATTAGAAGCAATCGCCAAAATAAAAGCAAAATATCAAATTCCTGTTACAACAGATATTCATGAAGCCTATCAGGCTGAGATTGCTGCTGAAGTGGTTGATATTCTTCAAATTCCTGCTTTTTTGTGTCGTCAAACAGATTTGCTTTTAAAATCTGGCGAAACAGGAAAGATTGTAAATATCAAAAAAGCGCAATTTTTGACTGGTAGAGATATGATTTATCCTGCTAAAAAAGTAGAAAGCACAGGAAACAAACAAATTATGCTTACAGAACGTGGAACAAGTTTTGGAAATCATAATCTTGTAGTAGATTTTAGAAATATTATTGATATGCAAGAAATGGGTTATCCTGTTGTGATGGATGTAACACATTCGGTTCAAAAGCCAAGTGCAAACAACGGAACAACTGGAGGAAATAGGGAGTATATTCCTTATTTTGCAAAAGCAGCAGCAGCAATGGGAGTAAAAGGATTTTTTATGGAAACTCATCCAAACCCTGATAATGCATTATCCGATGGCCCTAATATGGTAAAATTAGAAAATATGGAAGGTGTTTTAAAAGAAACTTTTGCTCATATTATGTAG
- a CDS encoding S41 family peptidase — MKNILFTIFALFLLSFSLFAQKSIDDSFSQKKMHKDLKLFRDIREKANSGLYKYRSKNEIDSIYNWAENEIKNSSTYRDFYNIIWKLTDFEGSLHNGLNLPKKVNASVKAEKTGYFPFPVKLIEGKLRMNMDSTQIPLGAEILSINNTPIEKVLPNLHKYYTTDGFNKTGKAIGINGSFSYYYRLHYGKQEQFLVAYKTSNEILTQTIQSVSYKKRRENFIKKRHSLSYDKNSYSDIEKNEFYYFEMLENDIAKLTLNTFAIGGNAQDPIHIRYTEFLDSVFTLLKEKKVNNLIVDIRDNGGGTDPNDLVTYSYLSSRNFMENTEAWISFRKIPYWKHIKGEIAFYKKPILKMLYNKELKKIFPLEKEGKYYEDSTSDDHQVRMPKQNAFTGKVYLMISPRVASAGSLFAAMSASEENTIVVGEETQGGYYGHNGHIPLNYTLSKSKLKMFFSIVNLEQDVPKKDNQPIGSGIMPDYEITQSYQDFIKNEDTQLNYVLEFIEKK; from the coding sequence ATGAAAAATATACTCTTCACTATTTTTGCTTTATTTTTATTATCCTTTTCTCTCTTTGCTCAAAAAAGTATCGACGATTCATTTTCTCAAAAGAAGATGCATAAAGATTTAAAATTATTCAGAGATATTCGTGAAAAAGCCAATTCAGGACTTTATAAATATAGAAGTAAAAATGAAATTGATAGCATTTATAATTGGGCAGAAAATGAGATAAAAAATTCCTCTACTTACCGAGATTTTTATAATATAATTTGGAAATTAACAGATTTTGAAGGAAGTCTTCACAATGGTTTGAATTTGCCAAAAAAAGTAAATGCTTCTGTTAAAGCAGAAAAAACAGGTTATTTTCCTTTTCCTGTAAAACTCATTGAAGGAAAACTAAGGATGAACATGGATTCTACACAAATTCCTTTGGGAGCAGAAATTCTTTCAATAAATAATACTCCCATAGAAAAGGTTTTACCAAATCTACATAAATATTATACAACTGACGGATTTAATAAAACTGGAAAGGCTATTGGCATAAACGGAAGTTTTAGCTATTATTATCGTCTTCATTATGGAAAACAAGAGCAATTTTTAGTTGCTTATAAAACATCAAATGAAATTCTGACTCAAACTATTCAAAGTGTAAGCTATAAGAAACGCAGAGAAAACTTTATAAAAAAACGTCATTCTCTATCTTATGATAAAAATTCATATTCTGACATAGAAAAAAATGAATTTTATTATTTTGAAATGTTAGAAAACGATATTGCCAAACTTACTCTAAACACGTTTGCGATAGGTGGAAATGCCCAAGACCCTATTCATATTCGTTATACTGAATTTTTGGATAGCGTCTTTACATTATTAAAAGAGAAAAAAGTAAATAATTTGATTGTCGATATTAGAGATAATGGAGGAGGAACTGACCCAAATGATTTAGTAACTTATTCTTATTTATCATCTAGGAATTTTATGGAAAATACAGAAGCGTGGATTTCTTTCAGAAAAATTCCATACTGGAAACATATAAAAGGAGAAATTGCTTTTTATAAAAAACCAATACTTAAAATGCTCTACAATAAAGAATTAAAAAAAATATTTCCTCTTGAAAAAGAAGGTAAATATTACGAAGATTCTACCAGTGATGACCATCAAGTTCGCATGCCAAAACAAAATGCTTTTACAGGAAAAGTTTATTTAATGATTAGTCCTAGAGTAGCTTCTGCTGGAAGTTTGTTTGCTGCTATGAGTGCATCAGAAGAAAATACTATTGTGGTGGGAGAAGAAACGCAAGGAGGTTATTATGGTCATAATGGACATATACCTCTTAATTATACACTTTCAAAGTCTAAATTAAAAATGTTTTTTTCTATTGTTAATTTAGAGCAAGATGTACCAAAAAAAGACAATCAACCTATTGGAAGTGGGATTATGCCAGATTATGAAATAACTCAATCCTATCAAGATTTTATCAAAAATGAAGATACACAACTCAATTATGTTTTGGAATTTATAGAGAAAAAGTAA
- a CDS encoding cold-shock protein, translating to MPQVTGTVKWFNEEKGFGFIIQDNGGADIFVHFRAIISEGVRTLTEGQKVKFDVTEGQKGPQAENVDIV from the coding sequence ATGCCACAAGTTACAGGAACTGTAAAATGGTTCAACGAAGAGAAAGGATTTGGTTTTATTATACAAGATAATGGAGGTGCTGATATCTTTGTGCATTTCAGAGCTATTATTTCAGAAGGTGTGAGAACATTAACTGAAGGTCAAAAAGTAAAATTTGATGTTACAGAGGGACAAAAAGGACCTCAAGCAGAAAATGTAGATATTGTCTAA